A genomic region of Columba livia isolate bColLiv1 breed racing homer unplaced genomic scaffold, bColLiv1.pat.W.v2 Scaffold_95, whole genome shotgun sequence contains the following coding sequences:
- the LOC135578184 gene encoding maestro heat-like repeat-containing protein family member 2B: MISVVSHAAETHFNLVLDTVTAFTRDRFYETSTGWKAQLPQGTERPQATRAALMCVYSGIALRAPREQLLARVDREIMGTILQLSRVTQREMQLKLALVQSVTEVSSAIQTVGDAGSFELSSKQEVTQTLLDWIKEEPADSLVYGVFQALEELSKLRPALSREENRSLLAVCCQAVLSSPSFLLNGENICEAPARTAAEW; this comes from the exons CTGCTGAGACCCACTTCAACCTGGTCTTGGACACAGTGACTGCTTTTACCAGAGACAGGTTTTATGAGACTTCCACGGGCTGGAAG GCACAGCTGCCGCAGGGCACAGAGAGACCTCAGGCCACTCGTGCTGCTCTGATGTGCGTGTACAGCGGCATCGCTCTGCGTgcccccagggagcagctgctcgCCCGTGTGGATAGGGAGATCATGGGCACCATCCTGCAGCTCTCCAGAGTCACACAGAGG GAGATGCAGCTCAAGCTCGCCCTGGTGCAGAGTGTCACTGAGgtcagctctgccatccagacTGTGGGTGATGCTGGCAGCTTTGAGCTGTCCTCGAAGCAGGAGGTGACACAGACCCTGCTG GACTGGATCAAGGAGGAGCCTGCGGACTCCCTGGTGTACGGAGTGTTTCAGGCCCTGGAGGAGTTGAG CAAGCTGAGGCCAGCGCTGAGCAGGGAGGAGAACCGCAGCCTGCTGGCAGTGTGCTGCCAGGCTGTCctgtcctctccttccttcctcttaaATGGGGAAAACATCTGTGAAGCTCCTGCTAGAACAGCTGCAGAGTGGTGA